The Mucilaginibacter gracilis genomic interval CCACAACAACAAACACGCTCAATTTTAATGGCGATTTAAACATTACGCCAAACTGGAAATTGCAATATACATCGGGCTATGATATTAAGGCGGGGCAAATAAGTACTACATCGTTATCTATTTACCGCAATTTGCATTGCTGGGATCTGTCGTTTCAATGGATACCGTTTGGATATTATAAGTTTTACAGTGTAGATTTAAAGGTTAAAGCCTCCGTGTTGCAGGATTTGAAATTGACTAAGAGAAAAGATTATTACAATAACTACTAACATGCTGGCAGAAATTATAACCATTGGCGACGAGATATTGATTGGACAAATTGTTGATACCAATTCGGCCTGGATGGCCCAGCAGTTAAATGCTATCGGCATCCGCATTAAGCAAATCAGTTCCGTGTCTGATAATAAGCAGCATATCCTCACCGCCCTCCGCGAAGCCCGCGAACGGGCCGATATTATATTGATAACCGGCGGCTTGGGGCCAACCAAAGATGATATTACCAAAACCACAATAGCCGAATATTTTAACGTGGGCATGGTGCAAAATGAGGAGGCTTTAGCTAATGTTGCCAGCATTTTTGCCAAATACAACCGCCCTTTATTGGAAGTTAATATTAAACAGGCCGATGTGCCGGCCAATTGCGAAGTAATAGTAAACCACAACGGCACCGCGCCGGGTATGTGGTTTAATGTTGATGGCAAAATATATGTTTCGATGCCGGGTGTACCGCACGAAATGATGTATATGATTGAAGAATCGGTTATTCCTAAATTAAAGGCAACGTTAAAGCTGCCCGTTATCAGCCATAAAACTATATTAACGGTGGGCGAAGGCGAGTCGTTTCTGGCCGAAAAAATTGCCGATATTGAAGATTCGTTACCGGCCCATATTAAGCTGGCTTATTTGCCTAAACTGGGTTCGGTAAGGTTACGGTTAAGTGCTTATGGCGAAAATGAAGAAACCCTGCAGCAGGAGATAAACCTATACGCCGGTGAGATTATTAAGCGGGTTGGCAAAAGTGTGGTAACCGATGTAGATGTACCGATAGAAAAAGCGATTTTAGATGAAATGGGGGCAAGTAACTTAACCCTTTCTGTTGCCGAAAGCTGTACAGGTGGTTATATTGCGCATTTGTTTACCCAGCACCCCGGCTCGTCGAAAGTGTTTTTAGGCGGAGCCATATCCTACTCATACGATTTAAAAGAGAGTATGCTGGGCGTAAAAAACGAAACGCTATGGCATCATGGTGCAGTGAGTGAACAAACCGTTATAGAAATGGCCGAAGGTGCTTTACTTAACTATAAAAGCGATTATGCCATTGCCGTTACCGGCATAGCCGGCCCCGATGGTGGAACCGACGATAAACCGGTGGGAACCGTGTGGATAGCCGCAGCAAATAAAAATAAAACGGTTGCCCGCAAATTCACCTTCGGAAAAAAACGCATTCAAAATATTGAGCGTACTGCAATTACTGCGATGGGGATGCTTATAAATTTACTCAGAGAAAATTCGTAAATTTGCGCCGTTATCATGTATATCCAATTAATTCTAACAGCATAAATGGCCTTGTATAATTTACTTTTACCAAAAATGGGGGAGAGTGTTGCCGAAGCAACCATTATTAAATGGAGCAAAAGCATAGGCGACCGCATTGAGATGGACGATATTGTTATGGAGATTGCTACCGATAAGGTTGACTCCGAAGTACCGTCGCCTGTATCGGGTAAATTAGTAAAGCAGCTTTATAACGAGAATGATGTTGTGCAGGTAGGCTCGGCAATAGCGGTAATTGATACTGCCGATGCTAACGAACCTGCGCCGCAAAATAACCCGGTGGTTATTGCCCCGCCGCAACCGGCTCCGCAACGCCAGCCTGCTGTACAACAGGCAGCACCTGTTGCCGCCGAGCCGCAATATACACCCCCTTTTGTTGACCAAATACAGCAACCACGCCCGGCACCGGCGCAAGCACCTGCAGGTACCCGGTTTTATTCGCCATTAGTAAAAAATATAGCCATACAAGAAAAAGTTACCCCGCACGAACTGGATGCTATCCCGGGTAGCGGAGCCGACGGACGCTTAACTAAAGATGATTTACTGGCTTATGTAAAAGAACGCGCCAACAGGCCGCTTGTTGCTAAGCCAATACCACAACCTGTAGCAGCGCAACCTAATATTGTGCAGCAACAACAGGCAGAGCCGCAGCCGGTGCAAGTTGCCCCGCCCGCAGTGCAACCTGCACGTGTGCAGCCAAGTGTACAACAAGAGGCGGTGCCACAGCCTGTAGTAATGCAACCACAAAGCAATCAGCCGCAGCCGGTGCAACAAGTTGCTTTGCCACCACAACCACAAAACAATCAGCAGCCAATTGCGCAGCAAAATACAACAGTTCAGGCAGTGCAGCCGCAACGCCCGGCGGTATCATTAAACCCAGGCGACGAGGTTATTGAAATGGACCGTATGCGCCGTTTAATTGCCGACCATATGGTAATGAGTGTGCATACATCGCCACACGTAACCTCGTTTATTGAGGCCGACGTAACCAACATGGTGCTATGGCGCGAAAAAATAAAAGCATCCTTTGAAGCGCGCGAAAACACTAAAATAACTTTCACGCCCCTGTTTATTGAGGCCGTAGCAAGGGCAATTAAAGATATGCCTATGATTAATGTATCTGTAAATGGTACGCAAATTATTAAACGCAAGGATATTAATATAGGTATGGCAACAGCTTTGCCAAGCGGTAACCTTATAGTACCCGTTATTCGCCGTGCCGATCAATTAAATATTGTTGGTTTAACCCAAACCGTTAACGATTTATCTGCCCGCGCCCGTACAAACAAACTAACGCCCGACGAAGTTAAAAACGGAACCTTTACCATTACTAATATAGGCTCGTTTGGCAATTTAATGGGTACGCCCATTATTAACCAGCCACAGGTAGCTATATTGGCAGTGGGTGCAATTAAAAAGAAACCTGCTGTTATTCAAACTGCCGAAGGGGACGTAATAGCCATAAGGCATATGATGTACCTTTCGTTATCATACGATCATCGTGTAGTTGATGGCTCATTGGGTGGGATGTTTATCCAGCGTGTAGCCAATTATTTAGAAAATTGGGATATTAACCGAGGGGTTTAATATACAACATAATGATTAAAACAATTAAGGCTATTGGTGTTCCAATGGCCTTTTTAATACTGTTTAAGCCCGGCAACAAAACCCCCCGTGGTGCTAAATTGGTATCCTTTTTTTTGCGCCCAGTTTATAAAGTTACTTATTCGCAACTCAAAATCGGCACCGCTATTTTTGCTTACGTAGCCGGGAAAGCCAAATTTTTCGGGTTGTTTTAAATCTGTAAATTCCCAGGGGTGAAAATATAGGTTTAGATAGCCATCTTTACGATGGGTGATTTTACTTAGCCATTTTAAAATGCCCATAGGCAGGTTATGGAACGATAACCAAAAAAGCGGAAACCTTACCAATGGCGAAACCGACGATGGTAATTGCAAAACACCATCCTGATAAAACCAGGTACGCGGCTTGCTAAAGTTGTTATACCTGCCCGGCAAATAAGTGGGATTAATGGACGAATTGTATTGATAACCAGCCTTAAATATTTCCTGCTCATCAACAGGCATCATGCGCGCCATGCGGTAGCCTTTTACGGTTTGCCCCGAAATTTTCTCCAGCGCATCTTTAGATTGTTTTAAATGTTCTGGCTTAAAATCCGAATGATAATATCCGTGCGATGCTATTTCGTGGCCCTCGCTTACCATACGTGCAATAATATCGGGCTTGTTTAAGGCGTAGGTTGCTGTGCAATAAAAGGTAGCCTTAATGTTGTATTGAGCCAAAATGGCCAATATTTTATTGGTGCCTTCGGTTGATATGGCTATTTGTTGGGCAAAGTCAATTTGTTTGCCGTATTCAAACGGCATATCAAACTCTTCAATATCAAAGCTTAGTAAAATCAATTATTTTATATCTGGTAGGTTTGTAGATCTGATTATATAATTGGGGCGTTGTTTGGCCTGCATAAACAATTTGCCCAAGTATGTGCCAATAATGCCCAATACCATTAACTGCATCCCACCAAAAAACACCACCGAAGCCAATACCGATGCCCAGCCCGGTACTTCGTGCCCGTACAAAAACGTCCAGGCTATGTATGGTATGTATAATAGCGACATGAATGAGAAAAAAACACCAACCCCCGTAGCCAGGTACAACGGCCTCACGCTAAAAGCGGTAATACCTTCAACCGCAAACTTAACCATGCGCTTAATGGTGTATTTGCTTTTACCCGAAAACCGCGGATCGGCCTGATAATGTATAGCGTACTGTTTAAAGCCCAGCCATTTAATAAGGCCGCGCATAAACAACCCATTCTCGTTAAGTTGTACCAGTACGTTGGCCACCTTACGGTCAATCAACCTAAAATCGGCAGTCCCTTTTTCCAGTTTGGTATCCGATAAGGAGTTTATCATTTTATAAAACAGATCCGAAGTTTTGGTTTTAAATATGGTGGCGTCGTCCTGGTATTCGCGGCACGAATACACAACATCGTAACCTTCTTCCCACTTCTCAATAAACTGGCCTATCAGTTCGGGCGGGTGTTGCATATCGCCGTCCATACTTACTATGCAATCGCCGGTTGCAAAATCATACCCTGCCTTTAGCGCATTTTGGTGCCCAAAATTCCGCGAAAGCTCCAGGTAATAAAAGTTGGCATCCATCTGCGAAAGCGCCTTTAGCTTATCCAGTGTATTATCGGCACTGCCGTCGTCAATAAAAATTACTTCGTAGCTGTAGGCTGTAAAGGTTTTAAGCGTTGCCAGCAGCCTGGCTGCTAAATGCTCAATATTTCCCTCTTCGTTAAACGATGGTACAACTACCGATATTTTCCTTTTCATGTGGTGAATGCTGGTTCTAATTCGGGTTGTAAATCCTGGTTATCAAATGGCCGCGTCCATGTTTCGTATATAATTTTGAGCCATATCATAAAACAGGGAAGGGCCTTTAAAGCGTATCGTTTTGTAATGTGTGTACTGATGTATTTTGGGAACAAATCCGACGGTGAAAAGCTGGTTATTACAACAGCAAAAATAAGCAGGAACCATTCAAAATTAGTAATTGGCCTATCCAAACTAATAAACCAGATAGCCACGCCCAAAAAAGCGATAATATAAGTTGGCGACTCGGAACTGCTGCTAAAAATGATTGGGAATATTAAAGTTGAAGCCAGTATTAAGAGCTGGAATTGCGTGTTTTTAAACGATTTAATGCGCAGGTACGAGGAAAAGAATAACAAAATCCCCGGCCCCAAAAACCAGATGTTTGATAGCGTTGGTATATTAAAAATACGCCTTGCCATACCTTTAACAGATATATCCTGCATGGTGGAGCCGGAGTTTTCAATGTCTTTGTCGGATAGGCTGTGGTACCAATCCTGGTAACATTGTACCGTAAAGCGTGGCGACGAAAATGGCATGGGTAACACAAATAAAACCACTGTCCAAAACACCATGCTCAGGGTGAATTTCAATTTGTTTTCGGAGAAGAAGAAGAAAGCCAGGCCAACAATACCGTAAAGCTTAATATAGGTACCCAGGGCTATTGCAAGGGCTGCCCAAAAATCGTGTTTGTTTTTAATGAGTACATAACTCAATATAATTAGGCTTGTTGCAAAGGGGTTAACCTGTACGCTAAAAGATGCCGTCATTAATTCGTGGGCGCAAATTAAAAATATGGCAATCTGCTTTTTGTTGTTTATAGGCAAAAGCGTTACCGCTTTATAAAGCATAAAGGAGTTAAAAATATTCCAAAGCATAACCGCAAGGCCATCTGGCAGCATATAAAAAGGTGCTATTACCAGCGCGAAAACAGGGCCGTAATGGTTTTTATCTTCAAAAAACTGCGGGTATTGCAAAAATAAATTCTGCTGATGAATAAGGTTATAAAACGTGTACTTGTATATTTTGTAGTTGTTAATAACATGCAACAACGCTTGTTTAAGGGCTGCAACAAAGCTTAAACCAAACCACAGCGTTAAAACAAAATATTTATTGGTAAACAGTTTTTTAATTTTTTCTATCAAAACAGGGGATTGTAAATTTAGCCTTGCAAAAATATAAAATATATGTGTTGTACAAACCCGGTATTGTTATTAAATACGCGGCGGCTAAAACAAAAAAGAGGCCCCGTTTAAGGAGCCTCTTAAATCAACCCGAAGAAATCTCTACAAAACTTCGGTTGCCAAATCTGTCAGCACATGGAGCTTTATTTCTTTTAAGTCGCCGGTGCAGGCAACAAAAGCACCCTCTGCTGATATACGTGATTGATTGGCAATCAGATTTTTTAATTTGATAGTCCCTATTACAAAACGGAAGTTGCCCGAGTAAAAGCGTTCGTGGATGTAATCAAAGGCTAAAGCTTCAATTAAACTTTCATCTTCGTAACGCACATAAACGTTTAATTCAATATCATTGGTAAACTTCAGGTCTTTCTTTTCGTGCGCCTTTTTGTACTCGTACTGGTAATCGTAACGCAGTGCAGCAATGTCCGACAATACAGCCGAGCCGGTAGGGTGGCCACCCGCGCCCTTACCAAAAAAGAATTGCTGATCGGCAAAAGCGGCCTGCACCACAACCCCGTTGTACTCGTTATCAACGTTGTATAAAAAGTGATCGCTGTTTACAAAGCGTGGTAAAACAAACATGGCTACATGCTGGTCGTCAAGTTCTTTGGCAACGGGTACCAGTTTAATTTTTAATCTTTTTTCTTTGGCGTATTGCAAATCATAGGCCGACAGGGTTTGTATGCCGATGTTAAGCACATCCTCTGGCTTAACCACAACGCCATAGGCATGTGCCGATGCAATTACCAGTTTATACTTAGCATCAAAACCACCCACATCCGATGTTGGGTCGGTTTCGGCAAAACCGAGGTCTTGTGCTTGTTTTAATGCCGTATCATAATCTAAACCCTCGTTATAAACTTTGGATAGGATGTAGTTTGACGAACCGTTAAAAATACCGCTTATAGAGTGCAGCAACTCATTATCGTAATATTCTTCCAGGTTACGGATAATGGGAATGCTGCCGCAAACAGATCCTTCGTAAAGTAACGATGTGCCGTGTTGCTTTTGCAGATATATTAACTCTTCCAAATTATCGGCAATCATTTTTTTGCTGGCCGATACCACATTTTTGCCCGATGTTAATGCTCTTTTAACAATATCAAAAGCGGCAACAGGGTCGTTTATTAATTCAACAATGGTATTTATTTCCGCATTGTTAAGTATCTCGTTTTTGTCGGTTGTAAATAATTCGGCAGGTAAAGTACGTTTTTTGCTGGCGTCTTTTATTGCAAATTTAACAATCTCGAAGTTTAGCGCTTTGGTGCGGATAATATCATGCAGTCCCTGGCCCACAACACCGAAGCCAAAAATGCCAAGTTTTAACTTTTTACTCATTATATGTTTGTATTCAATTCTTTTTCTAAATCTTAAAAAAAATGTCATTGCGAGGAACGAAGCAACCGCACGGAAGCAAAACGGCCTCGCATAGTTTGCGATTGCTTCGTTCCTACCCATGACGTTTTTAATTCCCCTCTCGAGAGGGGGCGCGTTGAAACGTGTGGTGGCAGGGGTGTGTTGTACGCCAGGCATCTCGAAAATAACACACCCCTCCGCCCCTCTCAAGAGGGGAATCGCACAAGCCAACGCTCTTATTCGTCAGTTCACTTTCATAGGCCGCAGCATTCTATCACTCGCAATAACAATTAAGCTCTACGCCGTTTGCATCTTTACCACTTTGCCATCCAAACTTTCATCTAAAAAATCGGCAATGGTTTTGGTTAATATCTCTGTTTCAATTAAAAAGCTATCGTGTGCATACATCGAGTTAAACTCCGAGTAAACGGCGTTCGGGATATGCCTGGCCAAATATTGCTGCTCGCTAACCGGAAATAAAAAGTCGGACGTGATGCCAATTACCAGCGTTTTAGCCTTAATTGTACCTAAAGCCTGTTCTATTCCATCGCGGCTACGGCCCACATTGTGCGAATCCATCGCTTTGCTTAAATACCAGTAACTGTAGGCGTTAAAACGTTTTACCAGCTTTTCGCCCTGGTAATTTTGGTATGATGCTGCTTTATAATCGTCCAGTTTTTCATTGTCTTTATCTAACTGTGTAGCATGGTAGGCTTCGTAGCCACGGTATGATAGCAGGGCCATGCTGCGCGCGGCTTTTAAACCTTTATTGCCGCCATCGGGTTTGTTGGCGTAAAATGTACGATCGGTACTGATGGCTAACCTTTGCGATTCGTTAAAGGCAATACCCCATGGCGAGTGCTTGGCGTTTGTAGCAATCAATATCAAATTATCTATTTTTTGAGGCTGGCTAATGGCCCATTCCATAGCTTGCTGGCCACCTAACGAGCCGCCAATTAATACCTTAATTTGATCAACCCCTAAATGCCCGGCCAGTATTTGATGCACCTGCACCATATCCCTGATGGTAACCTGCGGAAACGACAAAAAATAACCCTGCTGCGTTAGCGGGTTAATACTTACCGGGTTAGTTGTGCCGTAGGGCGAGGTTAAAACGTTGGCGCATACTATATAATGTTCTTCGGGATTAAAAAGATCGTTTTCGCCAAACAAGCCGGCCCACCAATCCATCACATCGGAATTTGCGGTTAGCGCATGGCAAACCCATATTACGTTATTACGGTTTTTGTTAAGTTTACCAAAAGTATGGTACCCAATTTGTAAGCCGTGCAGCTTTTGCCCGGATTCCAGCGTTATAGTTTTTGAGTACTTAAATGTTTCTGCGCTCATTAGCCTCATCCAACCCTCTCCAAAGGAGAGGGCTTTTTGTTTTTAGTTTTTATTTTAGTTCTCTCCCTTGCGGGGAAAGTTAGAGATTAGCTTTTTTTATACCAGCTCCAGTTGTGCTACTTTTGCAAAGGCTTGTTCAAAATCTGCCTTTATATCGTCAATATGTTCAATGCCAACGGCAACGCGCAGCAGGGTAGGTGTAACACCGGCTGCCGCTTGTTCCTCATCAGTTAATTGTTGGTGGGTAGTAGCTGCCGGCTGAATAATTAAAGTTTTAGCATCGCCAACGTTGGCTAAATGGCTAACCAGTTTAAGGTTGTTAATCAGCTCGCCTGCGTTTTCTTTTTCGCCGTTAAGCTCGAATGACAGTACTGCCCCAAAACCATTTTTAAGATATTTTTTAGCTAAAGCATGATAAGGTGACGATGGCAAGCCCGGGTAGTTTACCTTAGCTACCTGCGGATGATTTTCCAGCCATTTAGCAAGTTCTAAAGTATTATCAACATGGCGTTGCACACGGAGCGATAAGGTTTCTAAACCCTGTATCAGCAAAAACGAATTGAATGGCGATTGCGAAGCACCAAAATCGCGTAAGCCCTCAACCCGCGCACGGATAATATATTGAATGTTACCGAACGGCCCGCCAATACCAAAAACATCGGCAAATACTAACCCATGATACCCTTCGGACGGCTCGGTAAATTGCGGAAACTTGCCGTTACCCCAATTGTAATTACCGCCATCAACAATAACACCACCAATGCTGGTGCCGTGGCCGCCTATCCATTTAGTGGCGCTCTCTACCACAACATGCGCACCATGCTCTAACGGGCGGAAAAGGTAACCACCTGCGCCAAAAGTGTTATCAACAATAAAAGGCAAATCGTATTTATTAGCCAGTGCGGCTATCTTATCAAAATCGGGAATATTAAAGCCGGGGTTACCTATAGTTTCCAGGTAAATTGCTTTGGTGTTTTCGTCAATCAGTTTTTCAAAGCTTTCGGCGGTATCGTCTTTGGCAAAGCGGGCCTCAATGCCAATACGTTTAAAGGCTACCTTAAACTGGTTATAAGTGCCGCCGTAAACAAATGGCGAACTCACAAAGTTATCGCCAACCTGCAATATGTTATTGAGTGCTAAAAATTGCGCCGCCTGGCCAGATGCTGTGGCTAAGGCTGCAACACCACCTTCGAGGGCTGCAATACGTTTTTCAAATACATCCGTAGTGGGGTTCATTAAGCGGGTGTATATGTTGCCAAACTCTTTTAGGGCAAATAAATTGGCACCGTGCTCGGCGTTTTTAAATACGTATGATGTGGTTTGATATAATGGTACCGCCCGCGAACCTGTTGTTGGGTCGGCTTCCTGGCCGGCGTGGAGTTGCAGAGTTTCAAATTTTGGAGTTGACATGGGGATGTTGTTTTAATGTTTTTTTTACCAATTTTAATTTAATAATGTCCGGTTAAGCAAATTTCAAAGGGATGCCCTGCATCCATTTTTGAAATTGTACACGAAATTTTCGGGTGAGTGAAAAAGATACGCGCTTTCTGTCGTTTAGCAATAACGGCAGCAACACATATACATTTGGCGGTTTAAAACAGGGGCCAAAGCATAAGCGTTAAAAGGCTTGGTGCGGTAATTAAAAGTGTCTAAAAGCAACAACAGTATTTTCATGGTTGTACATTTATATTCCCCGATGATCCATTCACCGGGCCAGGATTTGGCACCTTCTCCGCTTTGGAGGGTTGCCAGTGGGTTAATGAGCCTGATCTCTCGCCACTTCTTTATAAATCAAACCTTTTTAGAGGTATTGATTTTTGGTATCGCTACCAAATAATGTTTCAAATATAGTGTATGAAAAATCATTTTTCAAAACTATATTTCGAGTATTTTTATATCGTATTGATAGCCAGTGATATATCTTCTATTAAATCCTCTATATTTTCTAACCCTACCGATACCCTGAGCAGGTTAAAAGGGGTTTTAGTGTCGGGCCCTTCAATGGTTGCCCGGTGCTCTATCAGGCTCTCAACGCCGCCTAAGCTGGTGGCCTGTGTAAAAAGCTTTACGGCGTTAACTACGGTGGCAGCCTGGTTAACACCACCTTTTACACAAAAAGAAAGCATACCGCCAAAGCTTAACATTTGCTGTTTGGCAATTTGGTGTTGCGGGTGCGATGGCAGGCCCGGATACATTACGCGCTCAACCTTAGGGTGTTTCTCTAAAAACTCGGCCAGTATTTGTGCATTTTGTACGTGGCCTTTCATGCGGTATGGCAGGGTTTTAATGCTGCGCACCAGCATATAGCAATCGGCAGGCGAGGGGATGGCGCCGCCCATTTCTTGCACTTGCTTTATTTTTTGCCACCAATCGTTAGTATGGGCAGTTATGAGGGCTCCGCCCATTAAATCGCTATGGCCGCCAAAATATTTGGTTGCCGAATGCATCACCAAATCGGCACCTAAAGTTAAGGGCTGCTGGCAAATGGGCGTAGCAAAAGTGTTATCAACAACTACCAAAAGCTGGTTCTTTTTAGCTATGCTAACTACTTTTTTAATGTCGGTAACCTTTAATAAAGGGTTCGATGGGGTTTCTAACCATATTAAAACGGTGTTGGGTTTAATATGGTTTTGCAGTGTATCGGTATCGTTAATATCAATAAAATCAAACTCCAGTATTCCCACAAAAACATTTTTCAGCAGGTTGCGCAAGCCGTGGTACATATCATCGGGCGCAATAATGTGGCTGCCTGGTTTAAGCGATTGGAATGCGGCCATACCCGCTGCATTGCCCGATGAAAAAGCGGCAGCATCTAACCCGCCTTCCAACTTAGCCAGCACGTTCTCTAACGATGTGCGGTTAGGGTTGCCGGCCCTGCTGTAAATATAACCGCCGGGGTAACCTCCATTTTCGCGTAAAAAAGTTGTTGATGTAGTGATGGGCTGTATTACAGCACCCGTTGCTTTATCGGTATGGTTGCCTGCGTGTATGGCTATGGTTTCTATTTTCATGGTGATGGGGTGTTTGGTAAAACAGTGCTTACATTGCAATCGCTACTGCAATAGATCGCACATTTCTGCGTGTCCATTACTTTTGGCGGCCTGGCAAATGGTCTGGCCATCCGCGCCAATAAATGTTGTATCCGCATGGTATTTTAATAGCAGTTTTACAATTTCTTCATTGCCATATTTTGCCGCTAAAAATAAAGCTGTTTCCTTATCCCGATTCACAGCATCCGTTTTGGCACCATTCTCGAGTAATATTTTTACAATTTTTGTGTGCCCTTTAAACGACGCTATAATTAATGCCGTACTTTTATCGAGCGCTTTAGTATTTACATCTACGCCTTTTTTTATTAATGCAGCAACAATGTCGGTTTTCCCGTTTCTTGATGCAATAATCAGGGGGTTCCAATAATGATCGTCCTGGGCATTAACGTCAGCATTTTTTTCAATTAAATAATTGGCCATTTCAATATTTCCAACCTGGCAAATTATCATTAAACTATTCCATTTGGCTTTTGCAACTGCATTTACATCAGCACCGCTTTCAACCAATATTTTTATCGACTTAAAGTCGGCAGAATTTGCAGCAGCTAATAAAGGCGTCATTTTATTTTTGTTTGTCACACTCAAATTCCCCGGCGTTTTTGATAGTAACAGCAATTGGTCGTAATCTTTATTGGCGATAGCGTCAAATATAGCTTGCGAAAATCCTGTTAAGGGACATAAGAAAAATAATAATGCAGCGATGGTTTTCATCAAGTGGCAGAATAAAGGTTGCTTAATATTTCAAAGGTAATTATAATCAAAGTTTGTTACATCAAAATGATAATGAAATTACCCTCATTATTGTACTTTTGTAGCCAAAGCTTTAACAATGGACTCCCAACTATCTTTATCCGTTTTATTGAATAATCCGCTTTTGCTTCCCGAACTTAAATTAATAGCCCAAAAGGTTTACGATGGCGAGCGCATTACTTTTGACGAAGGCGTTACACTTTACGAAAAAGGCGAACTGGCTTACCTGGGTACTTTAGCAAACTACATCCGCGAAAAGCGGCATGGCGATAAAACGTATTTTAACCGTAATTTCCATATTGAGCCAACTAACCTTTGCGTGTACGATTGCAAGTTTTGCTCGTACTCGGTATTAATCAAAGAGCGGTCGCAAGGGTGGGAGTACACTATGGAGGATATGCTTAACATCGTAAAAAAATACGATAATGAGCCCGTTACCGAAGTGCATATTGTTGGTGGTGTATTGCCTCAGTATGATGTAGCATTTTATGCCGAACTGTTCCGCAGAATAAAGGAACACCGGCCCGAACTGCATGTAAAGGCTTTAACCCCGGTTGAATACCATTACATATTTAAGAAAGCTAAAATGGATTATGCATCGGGCATGGCTTTAATGAAGGATGCTGGTTTGGAATCGATGCCGGGCGGCGGTGCCGAGATATTCCATCCCGAAGTGCGCGAGCAAATAGCCAAAGATAAATGTAACGCAGAGCAGTGGTTGCAGATACACGAGGAATGGCATAAACTGGGTATGCGATCGAACGCGACCATGCTTTACGGCCATATAGAAAAATTTTGGCACCGGGTTGACCATATGGACAGGCTACGTAACTTGCAGGATAAAACCGGAGGTTTCCAAACCTTTATCCCGCTCAAGTTCCGTAATCAGGATAACCAAATGAGCAATGTGCCCGAATCAACCGTTGTTGAAGATTTGCGTAACTACGCCATAGCCAGGATATACCTTGATAATTTTGA includes:
- the mqnE gene encoding aminofutalosine synthase MqnE — its product is MDSQLSLSVLLNNPLLLPELKLIAQKVYDGERITFDEGVTLYEKGELAYLGTLANYIREKRHGDKTYFNRNFHIEPTNLCVYDCKFCSYSVLIKERSQGWEYTMEDMLNIVKKYDNEPVTEVHIVGGVLPQYDVAFYAELFRRIKEHRPELHVKALTPVEYHYIFKKAKMDYASGMALMKDAGLESMPGGGAEIFHPEVREQIAKDKCNAEQWLQIHEEWHKLGMRSNATMLYGHIEKFWHRVDHMDRLRNLQDKTGGFQTFIPLKFRNQDNQMSNVPESTVVEDLRNYAIARIYLDNFDHIKAYWAMISRTTAQLSLNFGVDDIDGTLDDTTKIYSMAGAEEKNPGMSTKELVELIKHVGRYPIERDTLYNVITDYNNFEFADAPKPQFYKLPVIN